ATCAGGGCACGACCGTGATCCGATCGAGCACGGGCGGGGAGACGGGCGAGTTCGCCGCGAAATAGTCCCGCAGCGCGTCCAGATCCAGCGCGCCGCCGAGCCGATCGGTCCCGTCGTTGAGCACGGTGAAGCCGTCGCCGCCCGTCGCCAGGAAGCTGTTCACCGTCACCCGGTAGGTCCGCGCCGCCTCGATCGGGACGCCGTTGATCCGGATCGAGGCGATGTCGACCTTCGCGCCGATGGGCGCGCTCTGGCTGTACGTGTACGTGAAGCCGTCCGAGATCTGAAGGATCAGGCTCTGCCTTACGCCCCCCGCGTCCAGCCGGAACTGCTGCTCCAGCAGCGTGTCGATCTGCGCCCCCGTGAGGGTCATCACGACCAGGCTGTTGCCGAAGGGCTGCACCGTGAACACCTCGCCGAACGTGACCACCCCGTCAGTGGGCTCGGTGGCAGAGGCCGCGTACGTGATGTCCGCGCGGATGCCTCCCGGGTTCATGAACGCGATCTCGGCTCCGCCGGTCCTCGCGTCGCGCGTGGCGGCGAGCTGGGCGTCGGCGATCACCGCGCCCATCGTGAACAGCCCGGCGCCCATGGCCGGGACCGCGCGGTCGAGCGTCGCGGTGATGGTGCCGATCTGCGTGTTGGCGAGCGGCGCCGCGAGGTCCTTGTAGCGCGTCACCAGGGTGCTCACGCCCGCGTCGGGCGCTTCGCGCGTCACGATGACGTTGTTCGCCGTCTTTGCCGTCACGTCGCCCGTGCTCTTGCTGATCTCCAGATCGATGTCAGTCACCAGGCGGCCGAACGACGCCGCGCTCGTCACGATCTTGTCGCCGAGGATGCAGTTGTACGCCTGATGGGTGTGCCCTGAGACGATCACGTCCACGGCGGGGTCGATGTTCGTGGCGATGTCGACGATGGGGCCAGAGATGCCCGGGCACTCGTTGAAGAGGCCGGTGGGGAGCCCTCCCTCGTGGAGCACCACGACGATCGCCTCGATTCCCTGCGCCTGGAGCTCCGGGACGATGTCGTTCACCGTATCGACCTCATCCATGAACGACAGCCCCGCGACGCCGATCGGCGTCACGATGGACGGCGTGTCCTCGAGCGTCATGCCGATGAAGGCGATCTTCACGCCGTCGAACTCGCGGATGTCGTAGCGCGGGAAGAGCGTCCTGCCGCTCGTCGTGTCGACGACGACGTTGGCGGCGAGGAACTTGAAGTTCGCGCCCGGGAAGAAGGTGCCGTCCGTGCAGCCGTCGGCCGGGCTGCACCCGCCGTACTGCATCCGGAGGAGCTCCGCTGTGCCCTTGTCGAACTCGTGGTTACCGACACCGTTGATGTCGAGGCCGAGGAGGTTCATGGCCTCGATCGTGGGCTCATCGTGGAACAGCGCCGACACGAGCGGGCTCGCGCCGATGAGGTCGCCGGCCGAGACCACCACGGTGTTCGGGTTCGTGGCGCGGAGCGCGGCGACGCGCGACGCCAGGTAAGTGACGCCGCCGGCGTCCACGGTGGTGTTGGTGGGTGTGGCAGGCACGGTGATCCTGCCGCTGCTGCCGGTCGGGGGCTCCAGGTTGCCGTGGAAGTCGTTGAAGGCGATGATCTGCACGCTCACGGTGTCGCCGCCGGAGCCGCCAGCGCCATCCGAGCCGCCGGAGCCACCAGCGCCGCCGGCGCCATCCGAGCCGCCGGAGCCACCAGCGCCGCCGGCGCCATCCGAGCCGCCGGAGCCGCCAGCGCCGCCGGCGCCATCCGAGCCGCCGGAGCCGCCAGCGCCGCTGCCGCCGGAGCCGCCGGAGCCGGCAGCGCCGCTGCCGCCGGAGCCGCCGGAGCCGGCAGCGCCATTGCCGCCGGAGCCACCCGAGCCCCCAGCGCCGCCTCCGCCCGAGGTGGTGCCCGCCGCGCCGCCGCTGCCGCTGGACACCGCGGCGGGGGTCGTCACATCGTCGTCTCCGCAGCCCGTGCTGGCGACCGGCGGCACGCACAGCACGGCTCCCAGGAGCGTGACCCGCCACGCTCGTGCGCATCGCCCGAAGACCCACGAAGCTCCGCTCGATCTCATCTCAGCTCCTCCACGCCGCAGCGCTCGCCGCTCCATGCTGCCACATGCTGGATTCCCGTGGAAACGTCCGTGTGAACGCCGCGCGGCGGGCTCATGGCCGGCCGCGGTCGCGGCTCCAGAATGCGACGACGTCCTCTGGCATCTCGCGCTCGCGCAGGACCCGGATGTCGTCGGCGTCGACGCCGAGCACAGCAGGGATGCCGCGGCTGCAGTGGCGAGACCACATGCTCAGCGTGTAAGCCCCCGTGTCGCGGATGAGCACGAGATCGCCGGGCGACAGCTCCGGAAACGCGAGCTCGCGGGCCAGCACGTCGCCGCCGAAACAGAGCGGGCCGCCGAGGGTGCACGGCGAGAGCGGCCCCTCCTTGGGCTCGGCCTCGGGATCGAGCGCCATGAAGTCATGGTGCCAGTCGTCCGGGTGATACGCGCGGCGCAGCAGGAAGTCGGCCCCGAGGTGGAGGATCGCTGTGCGCCCGGCCGAGTCCTTCTTTACGTACTCCACCCGCGAGACCGCGAAGCCGCAGCCCGCCTGGACCCAGCGCCCGAACTCGGTGATCAGCGCGGTCCCCTCCTCGAAGAGCGTCGGCACCTCGCGCCGCAGCGCGGCCGCGTAGTCCTCGAGCGCCGGGGGGCGGTCCGTGCTCCGGTAGGCGACCGGCAGACCGCCGCCGATATCCATGGTGCCGGCGGCGAGCGGCCCCATCGCGCGCCGGAGCTCCTGGCGCAGCGCCTCGACGCGGCCGATCCCGTCGACGAGCTGCGAGAGCGCGCACCCCTGCGAGCCGACGTGCACGTGCAGCCCGGCGAGCCACGGATACCGCGCGAAGGCGGCGCGCACGGCGTCGGCCTGTTCGAGGGGGACCCCGAACTTGGACCGCCGATCCGCGACGCTGGTCAGGGCGATGCTGGAGGCCCCGACCTGCGGGTTGATGCGCAGCCCGATGCGGCTGGCCGCCCCCTCGTGACGGACGAGCTCGTCGATGCGAGCGAGCTCATCGAGGTTGTCGGCGTTGAGCCGCACGCCCAGGCCGAGGGCCTCCGCGATGTCGGCGCGGGACTTTGCGGGAGAGTCGTAGACGATGCGGTCCGGAGGGCAGCCGGCGGCGAGCGCGAGCTTCACCTCCTCGAGCGAGGCCGCCTCGAGCCCAGCGCCGCAGTCGACCGCCGCCCGCAGGACCTCGACGAGGGGGTTCGCCTTGATCGCCACGGTGTGGAGGGCGCCCGGCGGGAACGCCGCGTCGATCCGTCCGATGCGCGCCCGCATGCGCCCCAGGTCGTGGAACAGGACCGCCGGCTCCACATCCATCCCCCGGCGCCGCGCCTCGCGGAACGCGCGCGCCATGCTCCCGGGATCCAGCCGATCCGTGTCGCTCATGGAACCTCCCTACCGCAGTCTGGCGCCCCGGAGCGAGATTGTCCGCCGCGCGGGCGCCGCGAAGGGGAGAGGTGCCCTGTTTCCTCGAAATTTCGTGTCGTCCGGCAGGCAGCGGGCAGGCGCCGTTCCGGCTTGCCGAGGGGTGGCCCGGGTCGAACTGGGGACGGTGACGCACTGCCCCCCGGGCGCCCCCCGGGGGGGACTTCCACGCGCTCAGGCATCGACGATGATGTCGAGAATGCTGGTGACCAGCCCCGAGGTGTACGTCGTCGGCATGACCACGCTTCCTGGAGGCGGATTGAGGCTGGACGCCGGGATGTTCGTCGAGCGAGCCGCGTAGGCGGGCTCCTTCTGGAAGACCTCCGCGCTGAGGTCCGCTTCGAAATAGAGCTGCGTCGTGATCCGCCTGGTCGTGGCTCCGTTGATGCGAGCGACCATGTGGACGTGGACCGGCCGCCCTGCCTCCGATCCGGGATAGATCGACTTGAAGCCCACGACCCCGTTGCGGTCGGAGAGCTGCACGCCGCGGCAGAAGCGATCCTGGCTCTCCGGCGTACGCTCGGCCGCGCCCGTGAACGGCGTGGAGGGGTCCTGATGCTCGAAGCCGCTGGTGTGCCCCTCCGCGTCACAGTGCCAGATGTAGACCTCGGCATCGGGGATGGGCTCGTGGTTGTTCCGGGCGTCGAGCAGGCGGACATAGAGCCTGAGCTCGCAGCCGGGGTGGTCGTCCCGGATGTCGTTGCGAAACAGGCTGATGTCGTTCGGGATCTCGCTGTCGTCGATGAAGGACGACCCCCCGATGTCGGTGGCGGTCAATCGGCAGCTGCCGGCGCCCTTGAAGATCAACGGATCCAGCGCGTCGGCGCCTCCTGCGCTCACGCCGCCGCCCGCGCTGCTCGGGCTGGTGGCGAAGGGGCCCGCGGTGCTGCTGCCCGTGCCACCAGGGCCGTTCCATGCGCCTCCTCCGCCGCCGGTGCCGCTCCCGCGCAGGTCGCCGCCGATCTCGTCGTCCTCTCTGCAGGAAACGAGTACGGGCTTGGTGATGGCGAACGCCCCGAGCTTGACGAGGGGCTGCCGACGGTTGAAGACCCAGTCGATCAGATCTCGCGGCACGGCTCCTTGCCTGTTACCCATACAACGGTCTCCTTCGATGAGTCGCCGATCTGACCCGTGCAATCACCCTGGTTTGACCGGACACGGAGCGGCGCCTCGCCCGTGCGCCAGCGTCGGGGCCAGCGCCGGCGCTGCCCAGGCTCGCGCCGCGGCCGGCGGTAGGGCCGCGGTCGACGCCGCCAGCGCCGCTCGTCCCCGAGGAGGCGCTCGTCGGCGCCGCGTCATCCGGGGCGTCATCGCCGTTCCCGGTCTCGGACTGGCACGCCACCATGACGAGCGACGGGATGAGCGCGCCGAGGATGGGTCGGGGAGCACGGGTACCGAAGCCGCCCGAGGACAGGCTGCCCCACCCGCTGTTCACGGTGAGACAGTGCTTCAAGGACATACGGGCTTGGCCCTCCTAAGTAAGAACCGGGCGACGCGCCGAGGTGCGCGATCGCGGAGCGACGGACCACAGATGGGATATCGTCGCTCGCTCTC
The nucleotide sequence above comes from Sorangium aterium. Encoded proteins:
- a CDS encoding bifunctional metallophosphatase/5'-nucleotidase is translated as MRSSGASWVFGRCARAWRVTLLGAVLCVPPVASTGCGDDDVTTPAAVSSGSGGAAGTTSGGGGAGGSGGSGGNGAAGSGGSGGSGAAGSGGSGGSGAGGSGGSDGAGGAGGSGGSDGAGGAGGSGGSDGAGGAGGSGGSDGAGGSGGDTVSVQIIAFNDFHGNLEPPTGSSGRITVPATPTNTTVDAGGVTYLASRVAALRATNPNTVVVSAGDLIGASPLVSALFHDEPTIEAMNLLGLDINGVGNHEFDKGTAELLRMQYGGCSPADGCTDGTFFPGANFKFLAANVVVDTTSGRTLFPRYDIREFDGVKIAFIGMTLEDTPSIVTPIGVAGLSFMDEVDTVNDIVPELQAQGIEAIVVVLHEGGLPTGLFNECPGISGPIVDIATNIDPAVDVIVSGHTHQAYNCILGDKIVTSAASFGRLVTDIDLEISKSTGDVTAKTANNVIVTREAPDAGVSTLVTRYKDLAAPLANTQIGTITATLDRAVPAMGAGLFTMGAVIADAQLAATRDARTGGAEIAFMNPGGIRADITYAASATEPTDGVVTFGEVFTVQPFGNSLVVMTLTGAQIDTLLEQQFRLDAGGVRQSLILQISDGFTYTYSQSAPIGAKVDIASIRINGVPIEAARTYRVTVNSFLATGGDGFTVLNDGTDRLGGALDLDALRDYFAANSPVSPPVLDRITVVP
- a CDS encoding dioxygenase family protein produces the protein MGNRQGAVPRDLIDWVFNRRQPLVKLGAFAITKPVLVSCREDDEIGGDLRGSGTGGGGGAWNGPGGTGSSTAGPFATSPSSAGGGVSAGGADALDPLIFKGAGSCRLTATDIGGSSFIDDSEIPNDISLFRNDIRDDHPGCELRLYVRLLDARNNHEPIPDAEVYIWHCDAEGHTSGFEHQDPSTPFTGAAERTPESQDRFCRGVQLSDRNGVVGFKSIYPGSEAGRPVHVHMVARINGATTRRITTQLYFEADLSAEVFQKEPAYAARSTNIPASSLNPPPGSVVMPTTYTSGLVTSILDIIVDA
- a CDS encoding diaminopimelate decarboxylase, with product MSDTDRLDPGSMARAFREARRRGMDVEPAVLFHDLGRMRARIGRIDAAFPPGALHTVAIKANPLVEVLRAAVDCGAGLEAASLEEVKLALAAGCPPDRIVYDSPAKSRADIAEALGLGVRLNADNLDELARIDELVRHEGAASRIGLRINPQVGASSIALTSVADRRSKFGVPLEQADAVRAAFARYPWLAGLHVHVGSQGCALSQLVDGIGRVEALRQELRRAMGPLAAGTMDIGGGLPVAYRSTDRPPALEDYAAALRREVPTLFEEGTALITEFGRWVQAGCGFAVSRVEYVKKDSAGRTAILHLGADFLLRRAYHPDDWHHDFMALDPEAEPKEGPLSPCTLGGPLCFGGDVLARELAFPELSPGDLVLIRDTGAYTLSMWSRHCSRGIPAVLGVDADDIRVLREREMPEDVVAFWSRDRGRP